Part of the Planococcus plakortidis genome is shown below.
TTCCACGGGGAAAGCACACCGTCCTTTTCCGTGACGGCCGACAAGCAGATCTTCCATTGCTTCGGCTGTGGGGCTGGCGGCAATGCCATCACGTTCTTGATGGATATAGAGAACATCAGCTTCCAGGAAGCGCTGGCCAAACTCGGTGAGCGTTCAGGGATCGAGGTCGATGTCCAGCCGGGAGAAGGCAAAGGTGCGGCGCAGGATCGCAATGACGATCCGCTCATTTTGATGCATGAGTTCGCTGCAGATATGTACCATCATATTTTGCTGAATACGGAAGAAGGACAAGCGGCTCTTGATTATTTGGAGAACCGGGGATTCACGCAGGAGATCATCGAAAAATACCGGATCGGCTGGGCGCTTCCTGAATGGAATTACATGGAAGTTGCGTTGCGCAGAAAAGGGTACGATGATGAACAATTGGAAGCGAGCGGCCTGGTCATCAAGCGTGAGAAATCCGATGGTTGGTTCGACCGGTTCCGGGGCAGGATCATGTTTCCGATCATGAACGAAAACGGCAAAGCCATAGCGTTTTCGGGCAGGATACTTGAACAGTCAAAACAGGAAGCGAAATACATGAACAGCCCTGAATCACCGATTTTCCAGAAAAGCCAAGTTCTCTACAACGTCCACCTGGCCCGAGGCGCTATCCGGAAAAACCGGAAAATCGTCCTGTTCGAAGGGTTCATGGATGTCATCGCCGCCGGCAAGGCCGGTATCGACAATGCGCTCGCGACCATGGGAACATCGCTGACGCCTCAGCATATCCGCCAGATGAAGCGCTTTGCGCAGGAAGTGGTCGTTTGCTTTGACGGCGATGACGCCGGATGGGAAGCGGCGAAACGGGCGGCTGTGCCGCTCGAGGAAGCGAATTTCAAAGTTGGGATTGCGGTGTTGCCGAATGGCATGGACCCTGATGACTATGTCCGCCAAAACGGCGCCGATGCTTTTCGGGAGCACATTATCGAGAAGCCGCAAACCTTTATCGCTTTCGCGATGATGCATGCGCGCCGCCATAAGAACTTTCAATATGAAAACGATCTCCTTCAATATATCCAAGAGGTGCTCCAGCTACTCGCCGGCAAATCCTCTCCTGTTGAAAGGGATTTGTATATTAAGCAGCTGTCAGCAGAGACGAAGCTTTCTGAAGAAGCCATTTTGCAGCAGTACAGGCGCCTGGAAACCCGGAGCATCGAGCGCAGTCGGCCGAAAGCCGCTGAATCGGTCCAGGCACCCCCGAAAAGGGAGCAGAAAAAAATCACGTCGCTGCATCGTGCAGAACGCATGCTGTTCGCACACGCGCTTGCAGATCCGGCCGTGATGGACAAGCTGGCACGTGAAACCGAAACCATCCCCTTCATCAGTGAAGAATACCAGGCGTTGTATGTCCAGCTGCTCGGTTTTTACGAGGAATGGGAAAAAGCGGATTTCCATAAATTCCTGGAAACCCTGACGGACCAGGAGCTCCGGAAGCTCGTGATGGAGACGGCTCTGGCCGAAAGGGATCCCGATCATCCGGAAGAAGAGATCGAAGATTGCCTGAAGCATTTGAACAAGCACCGCATCGAGCAACAAATCAATTTAAAAATCCAGCAATCAAAAGAAGCGGAAAAACAGCATGATTTGAAGCGCGCTTTGCTTCTGGCACAAGAAGTGATTGCTTTACGGAAATCATTGTAGATTATTCCGGTTTTTTCAAAAGGAGGAAGTTGTATGGCTGAGAAATCTGAACGCCAAACAGAAGTCGTAACAAACAGCATCCCGTTGCCTGCTGAAGGCCCGGAAGCAAGTGTAGAAGACGCGAAAAAGCAATTGATCGAACAAGGGAAAAAAACCGGAGAATTGAACTACGAACAGATTGCCGATAAATTAGCTATTTTTGAAATGGAATCGGATCAGGTAGAGGAATTCATTGATCAATTGGAAGGGCACGGCATCGAACTCGAACGCAAAAGCGATGATGAAGAACATCTCGACCGCCTCATGAAACCGACCGAAGAGAAGTTCGACTTGAACGACTTGAGCGTAC
Proteins encoded:
- the dnaG gene encoding DNA primase; the encoded protein is MSNRIPEEVIEEIRSKADIVDVVGEYVQLTKRGRNWFGLCPFHGESTPSFSVTADKQIFHCFGCGAGGNAITFLMDIENISFQEALAKLGERSGIEVDVQPGEGKGAAQDRNDDPLILMHEFAADMYHHILLNTEEGQAALDYLENRGFTQEIIEKYRIGWALPEWNYMEVALRRKGYDDEQLEASGLVIKREKSDGWFDRFRGRIMFPIMNENGKAIAFSGRILEQSKQEAKYMNSPESPIFQKSQVLYNVHLARGAIRKNRKIVLFEGFMDVIAAGKAGIDNALATMGTSLTPQHIRQMKRFAQEVVVCFDGDDAGWEAAKRAAVPLEEANFKVGIAVLPNGMDPDDYVRQNGADAFREHIIEKPQTFIAFAMMHARRHKNFQYENDLLQYIQEVLQLLAGKSSPVERDLYIKQLSAETKLSEEAILQQYRRLETRSIERSRPKAAESVQAPPKREQKKITSLHRAERMLFAHALADPAVMDKLARETETIPFISEEYQALYVQLLGFYEEWEKADFHKFLETLTDQELRKLVMETALAERDPDHPEEEIEDCLKHLNKHRIEQQINLKIQQSKEAEKQHDLKRALLLAQEVIALRKSL